In the Acropora muricata isolate sample 2 chromosome 1, ASM3666990v1, whole genome shotgun sequence genome, one interval contains:
- the LOC136920325 gene encoding uncharacterized protein gives MKTDTAVCTTDLVSLVSHRNYRCRPRRISCPFMLALLTGYNILQYNSKGLWKVKIISIAAEGTTMAEASSSQSNNTRKDDYPCKQWLKHHHHNQITPEKMTIHAILKGILIS, from the exons atgaaaacagacacaGCTGTGTGTACCACTGATTTAGTGTCTCTGGTGTCTCACCGCAACTACCGTTGTCGGCCTCGTCGAATTTCATGCCCgtttatgctcgctcttttgactggatataatattttacagtacaactcaaaaggactctggaaagttaaaatcatttctatagcagctgaaggaac AACAATGGCTGAAGCATCATCATCACAATCAAA caaCACCAGAAAAGATGACTATCCATGCA AACAATGGCTGAAGCATCATCATCACAATCAAA taaCACCAGAAAAGATGACTATCCATGCA ATCTTGAAGGGTATCTTAATCAGCTGA